One genomic window of Corallococcus exiguus includes the following:
- a CDS encoding efflux RND transporter periplasmic adaptor subunit, with the protein MNQRILAAVVAVAVSTAGCSKAGAEKAQLPTQQEGSNALGVKAITPATELEQNVTRVTGQVRSKQEAVLGPQATGTLAKVNVRVGDKVKKGDVLAQLDTSNVSIAVDQAKAAKDMAEASLQLATSTLERTRKVAESGGVAANALEQAEIGQKQAAAQAAQAGAAYRLAVENLRDHNIVAPFNGIITARTKNVGDSVAMTPSTPVFSIVDADGLEIRMMVPESVIDNVTPGIVTPGTVNPSGMRFEAKVANVGAVIDAQSRTVEVLADVTGKTEHPLRPGALVEMDFSKAAGDAGNGLFLPAQAVSSKGQDGFVWVVQDGTVRKRDVRVQRVLPGYVKVLQGLTAEERVLADASLDVKEGTAVRVAQ; encoded by the coding sequence GTGAATCAGCGAATCTTGGCTGCCGTGGTGGCCGTGGCGGTGTCGACGGCGGGGTGCTCGAAGGCGGGCGCGGAGAAGGCGCAGCTTCCGACTCAGCAGGAAGGCTCCAACGCGCTGGGCGTCAAGGCGATCACCCCGGCCACGGAGCTGGAGCAGAACGTGACGCGCGTGACGGGCCAGGTCCGCTCCAAGCAGGAGGCCGTGCTGGGCCCCCAGGCGACGGGCACGCTCGCGAAGGTGAACGTCCGGGTGGGCGACAAGGTGAAGAAGGGCGACGTGCTGGCGCAGCTGGACACGTCCAACGTGTCCATCGCGGTGGACCAGGCGAAGGCGGCCAAGGACATGGCGGAGGCCTCGCTGCAGCTGGCCACCAGCACCCTGGAGCGCACGCGCAAGGTCGCCGAGTCCGGCGGCGTCGCGGCCAACGCGCTGGAGCAGGCGGAGATCGGCCAGAAGCAGGCGGCGGCCCAGGCGGCCCAGGCCGGCGCGGCGTACCGGCTGGCGGTGGAGAACCTGCGCGACCACAACATCGTGGCGCCCTTCAACGGCATCATCACCGCGCGCACGAAGAACGTGGGTGACTCGGTGGCGATGACGCCCTCCACCCCGGTGTTCTCCATCGTGGACGCGGACGGGCTGGAGATCCGGATGATGGTGCCGGAGTCCGTCATCGACAACGTGACGCCGGGCATCGTGACGCCGGGCACCGTGAACCCCAGCGGCATGCGCTTCGAGGCGAAGGTCGCCAACGTGGGCGCCGTCATCGACGCGCAGAGCCGCACCGTGGAGGTGCTGGCGGACGTGACGGGCAAGACGGAGCACCCGCTGCGCCCCGGCGCGCTGGTGGAGATGGACTTCTCCAAGGCCGCGGGTGACGCGGGCAACGGCCTGTTCCTGCCGGCGCAGGCCGTCAGCAGCAAGGGCCAGGACGGCTTCGTGTGGGTGGTGCAGGACGGCACCGTGCGCAAGCGCGACGTGCGCGTGCAGCGCGTGCTGCCCGGCTACGTGAAGGTGCTGCAGGGCCTGACGGCGGAAGAGCGCGTGCTCGCCGACGCTTCGCTGGACGTCAAGGAGGGGACCGCCGTGCGCGTCGCGCAGTAG
- a CDS encoding efflux RND transporter permease subunit, with product MLKTFISRPIFTAMLMLAVVVFGLFAYPKIGVDQFPDVDFPVVTVTTILPGADPETIEKNVSDPLEEALNTLNGVDTLKSINVESVSQIVVQFKLSTKVDIAAQDVRDRVQATLSKLPDEVETPVVEKFDIGAAPIITLALAGALPVEELTRVADDIVKPALQRQQGVGSIDIVGGREREIQLVVDPQRLRGFGLAISDVSQALKAQSLDVPGGRSMDSGRERIVRLTSEAKSVDEIRNIIITSTGGSPIRVRDIAEVVDGPAEQRSGAKSGERSAVALVVRKQSGSNTVQVADLVQESLGEINKSLPAGVQVETVTDNARFIRSSIHAVQEDLILGGVLAVLIVLVFLRNLRSTIVAAIALPVSVVGTFAVMAALGFTFNMITMLALTLSIGLLIDDAIVVIENIVRHMEEGASPMQAALEGAGQIALAVLAVTLAIVAVFIPVAFMDGMIGKFFYQFGVTVAVATLISYVVSMTLTPMLSSRLLREHGHPTGISAAVEKVLVGMENGYRKILGGILRQRALTMVVAVVVLFATFGMARFLKFTFIPEQDNGNIKLTVELPIGSTIQETQTQLDTFAAQVRTLPGIASTFTTAGGGVQEEVHKGEVLINLMPVKDRAFKQSELKAYLRQNIHPPKGITVAVQDVTAVSGGGARSQQVQFNLRGDNWKELTESAEKMRQAMLQNPGLTDVDMTYRSGKPQYDVQVDRDRAATLGVPAASLGQTLRAYLGRDKVLDYREGGETYEVKLRLPPETLASADALGQLAVRSPTGQLVELRNLARIVPAEGPVQIDRQAQKRQVTMLANLKEGYALSDAITYMQGYAAKELPKSVTGELEGNAKELGKSVAAFGTALLLGIILIYMILAAQFESLIHPFTIMLSLPFAFIGAIGGLLITGQYMSMFALIGVIMLMGLVVKNGILLVDFTLQVREKGRTAHEALLEAAPVRLRPILMTTIAMIAGMIPVAIAKGDGAETRAPMAITIIGGLITSTFLTLGVVPVVYSLLDQLAARFKRNKGSDPGFAGGSGPAHGPSNQDREREAAAAAARVETA from the coding sequence ATGCTCAAGACCTTCATTTCACGGCCCATCTTCACCGCCATGCTGATGCTGGCGGTGGTGGTGTTCGGCCTGTTCGCCTATCCGAAGATCGGCGTGGACCAGTTCCCCGACGTCGACTTCCCCGTCGTCACCGTGACGACCATCCTCCCGGGCGCGGACCCGGAGACCATCGAGAAGAACGTCTCCGACCCGCTGGAGGAGGCGCTCAACACGCTCAACGGCGTGGACACGCTCAAGTCCATCAACGTCGAAAGCGTTTCGCAGATCGTCGTGCAGTTCAAGCTGTCCACCAAGGTGGACATCGCGGCGCAGGACGTGCGCGACCGCGTGCAGGCCACGCTGAGCAAGCTGCCGGACGAGGTGGAGACGCCCGTCGTGGAGAAGTTCGACATCGGCGCGGCCCCCATCATCACGCTGGCGCTCGCGGGCGCCCTGCCGGTGGAGGAGCTGACGCGCGTCGCGGATGACATCGTGAAGCCGGCCCTCCAGCGTCAGCAGGGCGTGGGCAGCATCGACATCGTCGGTGGCCGGGAGCGGGAGATCCAGCTCGTGGTGGACCCGCAGCGGCTGCGCGGCTTCGGCCTGGCCATCAGCGACGTCAGCCAGGCGCTCAAGGCCCAGAGCCTGGACGTGCCGGGTGGCCGCAGCATGGACAGCGGCCGTGAGCGCATCGTGCGCCTCACGTCCGAAGCAAAGAGCGTGGACGAAATCAGGAACATCATCATCACCAGCACGGGCGGCTCTCCCATCCGCGTGCGCGACATCGCGGAGGTGGTGGACGGCCCCGCGGAGCAGCGCTCGGGTGCGAAGAGCGGCGAGCGCAGCGCGGTGGCGCTGGTGGTGCGCAAGCAGTCCGGCTCCAACACGGTGCAGGTGGCGGACCTGGTGCAGGAGTCGCTGGGCGAAATCAACAAGTCGCTGCCCGCCGGCGTCCAGGTGGAGACGGTGACGGACAACGCGCGGTTCATCCGCTCGTCCATCCACGCGGTGCAGGAGGACCTCATCCTGGGCGGCGTGCTCGCCGTCCTCATCGTGCTGGTGTTCCTGCGCAACCTGCGCTCCACCATCGTGGCGGCCATCGCGCTGCCGGTGTCCGTCGTGGGTACGTTCGCGGTGATGGCGGCGCTGGGCTTCACCTTCAACATGATCACGATGCTCGCGCTGACCCTGTCCATCGGTCTGCTCATCGACGACGCCATCGTGGTCATCGAGAACATCGTCCGTCACATGGAAGAGGGCGCCTCGCCCATGCAGGCCGCGCTGGAGGGCGCCGGACAGATTGCCCTCGCGGTGCTCGCGGTGACGCTGGCCATCGTGGCGGTGTTCATCCCGGTGGCCTTCATGGACGGCATGATCGGCAAGTTCTTCTACCAGTTCGGCGTCACGGTGGCGGTGGCCACGCTCATCTCCTACGTGGTGTCCATGACGCTCACGCCGATGCTGTCCTCGCGCCTCTTGCGTGAGCACGGGCACCCGACGGGCATCTCCGCGGCGGTGGAGAAGGTGCTGGTGGGCATGGAGAACGGCTACCGGAAGATCCTGGGTGGCATCCTCCGGCAGCGCGCCCTCACGATGGTCGTCGCGGTGGTGGTGCTCTTCGCGACCTTCGGCATGGCCCGCTTCCTCAAGTTCACGTTCATCCCGGAGCAGGACAACGGCAACATCAAGCTCACGGTGGAGCTGCCCATCGGGTCCACCATCCAGGAGACCCAGACGCAGCTGGACACCTTCGCGGCCCAGGTCCGGACGCTGCCGGGCATCGCCTCCACGTTCACCACCGCGGGCGGCGGCGTGCAGGAGGAGGTCCACAAGGGCGAGGTCCTCATCAACCTGATGCCGGTGAAGGACCGCGCCTTCAAGCAGAGCGAGTTGAAGGCCTACCTGCGCCAGAACATCCACCCGCCCAAGGGCATCACCGTGGCGGTGCAGGACGTGACCGCGGTGTCCGGTGGTGGCGCGCGCTCGCAGCAGGTGCAGTTCAACCTGCGCGGCGACAACTGGAAGGAGCTGACCGAGTCCGCGGAGAAGATGCGCCAGGCGATGCTCCAGAACCCGGGCCTCACCGACGTGGACATGACGTACCGCTCTGGCAAGCCGCAGTACGACGTGCAGGTGGACCGCGACCGCGCGGCCACGCTGGGCGTGCCGGCCGCGTCCCTGGGCCAGACGCTGCGCGCCTACCTGGGCCGCGACAAGGTGCTGGACTACCGCGAGGGCGGTGAGACGTACGAGGTGAAGCTGCGCCTGCCTCCGGAGACGCTGGCCTCCGCGGACGCGCTCGGTCAGCTGGCCGTGCGCTCCCCCACGGGGCAGCTGGTGGAGCTGCGCAACCTGGCCCGCATCGTCCCCGCGGAGGGGCCGGTGCAGATTGACCGGCAGGCGCAGAAGCGGCAGGTCACCATGCTGGCGAACCTGAAGGAGGGCTACGCGCTCTCCGACGCCATCACCTACATGCAGGGCTACGCCGCCAAGGAGCTGCCCAAGAGCGTCACGGGCGAGCTGGAAGGCAACGCGAAGGAGCTGGGCAAGTCCGTGGCCGCGTTCGGCACCGCGCTGCTCCTGGGCATCATCCTCATCTACATGATCCTCGCGGCGCAGTTCGAAAGCCTCATCCACCCGTTCACGATCATGCTGTCCCTGCCCTTCGCCTTCATCGGGGCCATTGGCGGCTTGCTGATCACCGGCCAGTACATGTCCATGTTCGCCCTCATCGGCGTCATCATGCTCATGGGTCTGGTGGTGAAGAACGGCATCCTCCTGGTGGACTTCACGCTGCAGGTCCGTGAGAAGGGCCGCACGGCGCACGAGGCGCTCCTCGAGGCCGCGCCGGTGCGTCTGCGCCCCATCCTGATGACGACCATCGCGATGATCGCCGGCATGATCCCGGTGGCCATCGCCAAGGGCGACGGCGCGGAGACGCGCGCGCCCATGGCCATCACCATCATCGGCGGCCTCATCACCTCCACGTTCCTCACGCTGGGCGTGGTGCCGGTGGTGTACTCGCTGCTGGATCAGCTGGCCGCGCGCTTCAAGCGCAACAAGGGCAGCGACCCCGGCTTCGCGGGTGGCTCCGGCCCGGCGCACGGTCCGTCCAACCAGGACCGTGAGCGGGAGGCCGCGGCGGCCGCGGCCCGGGTGGAGACTGCCTGA
- a CDS encoding MarR family winged helix-turn-helix transcriptional regulator, with protein sequence MRRPTSITSPSESEVRSEGKDEAADEKAVMERLLQDGDQSTPDSRRFMGLIRELAHFRSLRDPLASLCDDMRLTPTQVHALGWLGMDGPIQVGVLAQRIGITKKTITGVVDRLEDMGMVERGRDAEDRRAVTAKLTDRGCEIYKVIQLMTDAGIRRLMGLLPEDDREALFGIIERMLARMKACAPPR encoded by the coding sequence ATGCGCCGACCCACCTCCATCACCTCCCCCTCGGAGTCCGAAGTGCGCTCCGAGGGGAAGGACGAGGCCGCTGACGAGAAGGCCGTGATGGAGCGCCTGCTCCAGGATGGGGACCAGTCCACGCCGGACTCACGCCGCTTCATGGGGCTCATCCGGGAGCTGGCCCACTTCCGCTCCCTGAGGGACCCGCTGGCGAGCCTCTGCGACGACATGCGGCTGACCCCCACCCAGGTGCACGCGCTTGGGTGGCTGGGCATGGACGGCCCCATCCAGGTGGGCGTGCTGGCGCAGCGCATCGGCATCACCAAGAAGACCATCACCGGCGTGGTGGATCGCCTGGAGGACATGGGCATGGTGGAGCGCGGCCGGGACGCGGAGGACCGCCGCGCCGTCACCGCCAAGCTCACCGACCGGGGTTGTGAAATCTACAAGGTCATCCAGCTGATGACGGACGCGGGCATCCGGCGGTTGATGGGCCTGCTTCCCGAGGACGACCGCGAGGCGCTGTTCGGCATCATCGAGCGGATGCTCGCCCGCATGAAGGCCTGCGCCCCGCCGCGCTGA
- a CDS encoding AMP-binding protein — MLDIIQRLEAVDPRRGLFLYDDFVGPPEFVPYREFASRVAGAAEHFRARGVAPGTRVVLPFETSSSVIFAFLGLMELGAVPLSVKPYILSTPKGPYRDFLARIRERYGALLVLDVPSIAGLELPLERLPPPPTGAKRPGVKLREVAPGELAFVQFSSGSTSFPKGVPITQENLAANLRMIIRHDSRTSEDRVTSWLPLYHDMGLIGGLLTCITVGNDLLLAQPASFLMDPMGWLELISSEKVMGSVIPNFAIDYALKSLKSADADDLKRLDLSRVQSIYLGSEPINIPNLEQFLDILAPCGLRRDVFMPCYGMAETVLMVASVPPRQTVRVITAPNGQPAISVGRPLTEFEVRLRAEDGRLCGEGELGEIELRGGSLAPSYFLDDRPLRGDDGYYATGDLGFQKEGELFITGRINDRIKVNGQSFFSADFEQAVERLGFIRPGRTAVIQVKGRLVVLAEVNHPAALERLEDSRKQVCQSVLETVGVTLAKEDVLFIRYGQLQKTSSGKLQRRAITEAYEQGRIRTVTPMELRADLLQMRAQRLVLGSVMVARQRGRRWMASGKAALSAGLLRLKPGGQRQDGP, encoded by the coding sequence ATGCTCGACATCATCCAGCGACTGGAAGCGGTGGACCCTCGGCGCGGCCTGTTTCTCTACGACGACTTCGTCGGGCCGCCAGAGTTCGTGCCCTACCGGGAGTTCGCCTCCCGGGTGGCCGGGGCGGCGGAGCACTTCCGCGCGCGCGGCGTGGCGCCGGGCACGCGCGTGGTGCTGCCCTTCGAAACCTCCTCGTCCGTCATCTTCGCCTTCCTGGGGTTGATGGAGCTGGGCGCGGTGCCCCTGTCCGTGAAGCCGTACATCCTGAGCACGCCGAAGGGCCCCTACCGGGACTTCCTCGCGCGCATCCGCGAGCGCTATGGCGCGCTGCTCGTGCTGGACGTGCCCAGCATCGCTGGCCTGGAGCTTCCCCTGGAGCGACTGCCGCCGCCGCCCACGGGCGCGAAGCGTCCCGGGGTGAAGCTGCGCGAGGTGGCGCCCGGGGAGCTGGCGTTCGTGCAGTTCTCGTCGGGGTCCACGTCGTTCCCCAAGGGCGTGCCCATCACCCAGGAGAACCTGGCCGCGAACCTGCGGATGATCATCCGGCACGACAGCCGCACGTCCGAGGACCGGGTGACGAGCTGGCTGCCGCTGTACCACGACATGGGACTCATCGGCGGGCTGCTCACCTGCATCACGGTGGGCAATGATCTGCTGTTGGCCCAGCCCGCGTCGTTCCTGATGGACCCCATGGGCTGGCTGGAGCTCATCTCCTCCGAGAAGGTGATGGGCTCCGTCATCCCCAACTTCGCCATCGACTACGCGCTGAAGTCGCTCAAGTCGGCGGACGCGGATGACCTGAAGCGGTTGGACCTGTCGCGCGTGCAGAGCATCTACCTGGGCAGCGAGCCCATCAACATCCCCAACCTGGAGCAGTTCCTGGACATCCTCGCCCCGTGCGGTCTGCGGCGCGACGTGTTCATGCCCTGCTACGGCATGGCGGAGACAGTGCTGATGGTCGCGAGCGTGCCGCCGCGCCAGACGGTGCGCGTCATCACCGCGCCCAACGGTCAGCCCGCCATCTCCGTGGGCCGCCCGCTGACGGAGTTCGAGGTGCGGCTGCGCGCGGAGGACGGCCGGTTGTGCGGCGAGGGCGAGCTGGGCGAAATCGAGTTGCGCGGCGGCAGCCTGGCGCCGTCGTACTTCCTGGACGACCGGCCCCTGCGCGGCGACGACGGCTACTACGCCACGGGCGACCTGGGCTTCCAGAAGGAGGGCGAGCTCTTCATCACCGGGCGGATCAACGACCGCATCAAGGTGAACGGGCAGAGCTTCTTCTCCGCGGACTTCGAGCAGGCCGTGGAGCGGCTGGGCTTCATCCGCCCGGGCCGCACCGCCGTCATCCAGGTGAAGGGCCGTCTCGTGGTGCTGGCGGAGGTGAACCACCCGGCCGCGTTGGAGCGCCTGGAGGACAGCCGCAAGCAGGTCTGCCAGTCGGTGCTGGAGACGGTGGGCGTGACGCTCGCGAAAGAGGACGTCCTCTTCATCCGCTACGGCCAGCTCCAGAAGACGAGCAGCGGCAAGCTCCAGCGCCGCGCCATCACGGAAGCCTATGAGCAGGGCCGCATCCGCACCGTGACGCCCATGGAGTTGCGCGCGGACCTGCTCCAGATGCGCGCGCAGCGGCTCGTGCTGGGCTCGGTGATGGTCGCGCGGCAGCGGGGCCGCCGGTGGATGGCCTCCGGGAAGGCGGCGCTCTCCGCGGGACTTCTGCGGCTCAAGCCAGGAGGCCAGCGCCAGGACGGGCCTTGA
- a CDS encoding alpha/beta fold hydrolase — MSTNVKPELASLEFWVPTSQEHALHVVEARLSGTPDSAPGILFVPGLFSDGRFFLGGQGDGFARAFVDAGCVSYVASLRGHGKSRWPAKRAYNWSFDTYVRHDIPDLVRAVRARHTGPLFLLAHSMAGYAALAALGVDPSLQASLSGVCTLSSAVNDYSDGGFKKRFQLGFSSTVAGMLGRFPAKALKQGPWDEPAGVMRQFTDWAPTGAFRSTDGATDYWSALGNVTLPVFAGVGAADVFHASPQRAQKLVAHLGSARKDLFVLGRAQGLSWDAGHFDVVRGERARAEVLPRVLTWMRQVAPSH; from the coding sequence ATGAGCACGAACGTGAAGCCGGAGCTCGCGTCGCTGGAGTTCTGGGTGCCCACGTCCCAGGAGCACGCGCTGCACGTCGTGGAGGCGCGCCTGTCCGGGACGCCGGACTCCGCGCCCGGCATCCTCTTCGTGCCGGGGCTGTTCTCAGACGGCCGCTTCTTCCTGGGCGGGCAGGGGGATGGGTTCGCGCGCGCGTTCGTGGACGCGGGCTGTGTGTCGTACGTCGCGTCCCTGCGCGGGCATGGCAAGAGCCGCTGGCCCGCGAAGCGCGCGTACAACTGGAGCTTCGACACGTACGTGCGCCACGACATCCCGGACCTGGTGCGGGCCGTGCGCGCGCGTCACACCGGGCCGCTGTTCCTCCTGGCCCACAGCATGGCGGGCTACGCGGCGCTGGCGGCGCTGGGGGTGGACCCCTCGCTCCAGGCGTCGCTGTCCGGTGTGTGCACGCTGTCCTCGGCGGTGAACGACTACAGCGACGGCGGGTTCAAGAAGCGCTTCCAGCTGGGCTTCTCGTCCACGGTGGCGGGGATGTTGGGACGCTTCCCGGCGAAGGCGCTGAAGCAGGGGCCCTGGGACGAACCAGCGGGCGTGATGCGTCAGTTCACGGACTGGGCGCCCACGGGCGCGTTCCGGAGCACGGATGGCGCGACGGACTACTGGAGCGCGCTGGGCAACGTGACGCTGCCGGTGTTCGCGGGCGTGGGCGCGGCGGACGTGTTCCATGCGTCACCCCAGCGCGCGCAGAAACTGGTGGCCCACCTGGGCAGTGCCCGGAAGGATCTGTTCGTCCTGGGGCGCGCGCAGGGGCTGAGCTGGGACGCGGGCCACTTCGACGTGGTGCGCGGAGAGCGCGCCCGCGCGGAGGTGCTGCCTCGCGTGCTCACGTGGATGCGCCAGGTGGCGCCCTCGCACTGA
- a CDS encoding acyl-CoA thioesterase: MHFEESSLTLRVRPNDLDILGHVNNATTLEYLEAGRWAWLERQGLTRGGPVVAVVSRVEVDYRREIPPGDVVVHTELESPAADELEPDGLNYRARFRQRVFLTVGGPVAVEALVSVAFLDARARSLASLQQFLDAARAPVAPVEDPRP, encoded by the coding sequence GTGCACTTCGAAGAGTCGTCGCTCACGCTGCGCGTGCGTCCCAATGACCTGGACATCCTGGGGCACGTGAACAACGCCACCACGCTGGAGTACCTGGAGGCCGGCCGTTGGGCCTGGCTGGAGCGGCAGGGGCTGACGCGCGGGGGGCCGGTGGTGGCGGTGGTGTCGCGCGTGGAGGTGGACTACCGCCGGGAGATTCCCCCGGGCGACGTGGTGGTGCACACGGAGCTGGAGTCGCCCGCGGCGGACGAGCTGGAGCCGGACGGCCTCAACTACCGCGCGCGGTTCCGTCAGCGCGTGTTCCTGACGGTGGGCGGGCCGGTGGCGGTGGAGGCGCTGGTGAGCGTGGCCTTCCTGGACGCGCGGGCCCGGTCGCTCGCGTCGCTGCAGCAGTTCCTGGACGCCGCGCGCGCCCCGGTGGCCCCTGTCGAGGATCCGCGCCCATGA
- a CDS encoding holo-ACP synthase: MGLGHDLQAISELEAARALREPDVFFTAAELAHFERAANPVQSLAAGFSAKEALFKALPAVAGWFWTDAELVHDARHAPRFQFHGTLAEHLVREGLQVSVSLSHSGGFVSTVVIVTRAPSP, from the coding sequence ATGGGCCTGGGCCACGACCTCCAGGCCATCTCGGAGCTGGAGGCCGCACGGGCCCTGCGGGAGCCGGACGTCTTCTTCACCGCCGCGGAGCTCGCCCACTTCGAGCGCGCGGCGAACCCGGTGCAGAGCCTGGCGGCGGGCTTCAGCGCGAAGGAGGCTCTCTTCAAGGCGCTGCCCGCGGTCGCCGGTTGGTTCTGGACGGACGCCGAGCTCGTCCACGACGCCCGGCACGCGCCGCGCTTCCAGTTTCACGGCACGCTCGCGGAGCATCTGGTGCGCGAGGGCCTGCAGGTCTCTGTATCGCTGTCGCATAGCGGAGGGTTCGTCTCGACGGTGGTCATCGTGACGCGCGCTCCGTCCCCCTGA
- a CDS encoding ferritin-like domain-containing protein, with protein MSVLARSLEHEEATVAPPKVLSPESRPAIQAELYEALTQRGQSLVDITWEQQRLHESRRWSVVELLSHVDFAHVGEADRHLVWNAGRAELTTKPGADRLERLADQECRRWQEKNPTVAAIMQACGTWSRYWNEEEAHHETAFNRLSSVLGLEPISDATFIEFRKVFPDDDMLRTLTLLSISEVVAAVDYGQCSQMVQDPGLRALFKQVAADEVQHMNYFIAFAKALVDSGAYKAKEAFAVAHLFLRDGGEVHGSKRERVENRDTHVNWWDQLEHREGFYAPDALRKKEQLIFHALKRITGITVASREELEDTWMDLVGC; from the coding sequence ATGAGCGTTCTCGCGCGCAGCCTCGAGCACGAAGAAGCGACCGTCGCCCCCCCCAAGGTCCTCTCGCCCGAAAGCCGCCCGGCCATCCAGGCGGAGCTGTACGAAGCCCTCACCCAGCGGGGGCAGTCCCTGGTGGACATCACCTGGGAGCAGCAGCGGCTGCACGAGTCGCGGCGCTGGAGCGTGGTGGAGCTGCTCTCCCACGTGGACTTCGCGCACGTGGGTGAAGCCGACCGACACCTGGTGTGGAACGCGGGGCGGGCGGAGCTGACGACGAAGCCGGGAGCGGACCGGCTGGAGCGGCTGGCGGATCAGGAGTGCCGCCGGTGGCAGGAGAAGAACCCCACCGTCGCCGCCATCATGCAGGCGTGCGGCACGTGGAGCCGCTACTGGAACGAGGAGGAGGCGCACCACGAGACGGCGTTCAACCGCCTGTCCTCGGTGCTGGGGCTGGAGCCCATCAGCGACGCCACCTTCATCGAGTTCCGCAAGGTCTTCCCCGACGACGACATGCTGCGCACGCTCACGCTGCTGTCCATCTCCGAGGTGGTGGCGGCGGTGGACTACGGCCAGTGCTCGCAGATGGTCCAGGACCCGGGCCTGCGCGCGCTGTTCAAGCAGGTGGCCGCGGACGAAGTGCAGCACATGAACTACTTCATCGCCTTCGCCAAGGCGCTGGTGGACAGCGGCGCGTACAAGGCGAAGGAGGCGTTCGCGGTGGCGCACCTCTTCCTTCGCGACGGCGGCGAGGTGCACGGCAGCAAGCGCGAGCGCGTGGAGAACCGCGATACCCACGTCAACTGGTGGGATCAGCTGGAGCACCGCGAGGGCTTCTATGCCCCGGACGCGCTGCGCAAGAAGGAGCAGCTCATCTTCCACGCCCTCAAGCGCATCACCGGCATCACGGTGGCGTCGCGAGAGGAGCTGGAGGACACCTGGATGGACCTCGTCGGGTGTTGA
- a CDS encoding CaiB/BaiF CoA transferase family protein, with translation MSEPSSPLAGLRVLDLSRLLPGPYATLVLADLGATVDTVEDPDVGDATRHMPPHREGEGALYYGLHRNKRSLTLNLKTPEGRDALLRLVSHYDVLVESFRPGVMDKLGVGEAVLRQKNPRLIYCAISGYGQTGPDRLKAGHDLNYVARAGLLGYGGEAGGAPAFPGVQMADIGGGSLFALVGILAALHERERTGVGRFVDVSMTDGALAFLHLHLASRLFMGTEGSPLQRGSEALNGGLPSYGLYRTADDRWLAVGALEPKFFGALCAKLGRPELLDDAYSGGEAGARVKAELTRVFASQPLAHWRDQLSGAEFCVEPVAEGDEVLADPQLRARGLFVETDDAQRGIRVTHLLTPLRMGDVALRPPPTLGQHSRVILEDAGFTAEEISRLIA, from the coding sequence ATGTCTGAGCCGTCTTCCCCCCTCGCGGGCCTGCGGGTGTTGGACCTGTCGCGCCTCTTGCCCGGCCCGTACGCGACGCTGGTGCTCGCGGACCTGGGCGCCACCGTGGACACGGTGGAGGACCCGGACGTGGGGGACGCCACCCGCCACATGCCGCCGCACCGCGAAGGGGAGGGCGCGCTCTACTACGGGCTGCACCGCAACAAGCGCTCGCTCACGCTGAACCTCAAGACGCCCGAGGGCCGTGACGCGCTCCTGCGCCTGGTGTCCCACTACGACGTGCTGGTGGAGAGCTTCCGCCCTGGCGTCATGGACAAGCTGGGCGTGGGCGAGGCGGTGCTGCGTCAGAAGAACCCGCGGCTCATCTACTGCGCCATCTCCGGCTACGGCCAGACGGGGCCGGACCGGCTCAAGGCGGGGCATGACCTCAACTACGTGGCCCGCGCGGGCCTGCTGGGCTACGGCGGCGAAGCCGGTGGCGCACCCGCGTTCCCGGGCGTGCAGATGGCGGACATCGGCGGGGGAAGCCTCTTCGCGCTGGTGGGCATCCTGGCCGCGCTGCATGAGCGCGAGCGCACCGGCGTGGGCCGCTTCGTGGACGTGTCCATGACGGACGGCGCGCTGGCATTCCTCCACCTGCACCTGGCCTCGCGCCTGTTCATGGGGACGGAGGGCTCACCGCTCCAGCGTGGAAGCGAGGCGCTCAACGGCGGCCTTCCCAGCTATGGCCTGTACCGCACCGCGGACGACCGCTGGCTCGCGGTGGGCGCGCTGGAGCCCAAGTTCTTCGGCGCGCTCTGCGCGAAGCTGGGCCGCCCGGAGCTGTTGGACGACGCGTACTCCGGCGGCGAAGCCGGCGCGCGCGTGAAGGCGGAGCTCACCCGCGTCTTCGCGAGCCAGCCCCTGGCGCACTGGCGTGATCAACTCTCCGGCGCGGAGTTCTGCGTGGAGCCGGTGGCGGAAGGGGACGAGGTGCTCGCGGATCCGCAGCTGCGCGCGCGCGGCCTCTTCGTGGAGACGGATGATGCGCAGCGCGGCATTCGCGTTACGCACCTGCTCACGCCGCTGCGCATGGGCGACGTCGCACTGCGTCCACCGCCCACGCTCGGACAGCACTCGCGCGTCATTTTGGAAGACGCAGGTTTCACGGCCGAAGAAATCTCGCGCCTGATTGCATGA
- a CDS encoding SCP2 sterol-binding domain-containing protein: MATAKDIIEGQIPEKLQAKPELAKDINAIIHFDVSGDGGGKWTLDTTKTEGWVSEGLNGASKMTVTVSNDDFVKIREGKLNPQMAAMQGKLKFKPMDMGLAMKLAKLLS; the protein is encoded by the coding sequence ATGGCGACCGCGAAGGACATCATCGAGGGGCAGATTCCCGAGAAGCTTCAGGCGAAGCCGGAGCTGGCGAAGGACATCAACGCCATCATCCACTTCGACGTCTCCGGCGACGGTGGCGGCAAGTGGACGCTGGACACCACCAAGACGGAGGGCTGGGTGTCCGAGGGTCTCAACGGCGCGTCGAAGATGACCGTCACGGTCAGCAACGACGACTTCGTGAAGATCCGCGAGGGCAAGCTGAACCCGCAGATGGCCGCCATGCAGGGCAAGCTCAAGTTCAAGCCGATGGACATGGGCCTCGCCATGAAGCTGGCGAAGCTGCTGTCCTGA